The following coding sequences lie in one Pristis pectinata isolate sPriPec2 chromosome 20, sPriPec2.1.pri, whole genome shotgun sequence genomic window:
- the rhocb gene encoding rho-related GTP-binding protein RhoA-D — translation MAAIRKKLVIVGDGACGKTCLLIVFSKDQFPEVYVPTVFENYIADIEVDGKQVELALWDTAGQEDYDRLRPLSYPDTDVILMCFSIDSPDSLENIPEKWTPEVKHFCPSVPIILVGNKKDLRNDENTRKELAKMKQEPVKPEEGRDMTNKISAFGYMECSAKTKEGVREVFEMATRAALQVKHKKRRKCVLL, via the exons ATGGCTGCAATTCGGAAAAAGTTGGTGATTGTTGGAGATGGTGCTTGTGGCAAGACATGTCTTCTGATTGTCTTCAGTAAAGATCAATTTCCTGAGGTGTATGTACCAACTGTTTTTGAAAACTACATTGCAGACATTGAAGTGGATGGCAAACAG GTTGAACTTGCACTCTGGGATACAGCTGGGCAAGAAGATTATGATAGACTTCGACCTCTCTCCTATCCAGACACTGATGTTATTTTAATGTGTTTCTCAATTGATAGTCCAGACAGCTTGG aaaatattcctgAGAAGTGGACACCTGAAGTGAAGCACTTTTGTCCCAGTGTGCCTATAATTCTAGTTGGAAATAAGAAGGACTTGAGAAATGATGAAAACACACGGAAAGAACTTGCCAAGATGAAACAG GAACCTGTAAAGCcggaggaagggagggatatgacCAACAAGATCAGTGCTTTTGGTTATATGGAGTGCTCTGCCAAAACAAAGGAAGGAGTTCGGGAAGTCTTTGAGATGGCCACACGGGCTGCATTACAAGTCAAACATAAGAAGAGACGCAAGTGTGTGTTGTTGTAG